One Oryza glaberrima chromosome 10, OglaRS2, whole genome shotgun sequence DNA segment encodes these proteins:
- the LOC127752921 gene encoding proline-rich protein 4-like: protein MVVTARMHAWQLLLVAVVISCFHCHLAAHHGGKNVRQPPSSVVVVVGSVHSGSDATKAAVSGAPVAVRCHDGNGRDVFRQQALTDRRGEFRVHLPPEAKSRLASVTSCSVKLLASNAARPCDDAAATSAATARGFRLAATKHNGGDGARVFNAGAFAVHPELCDDKGIFFPPLPLVPEPPNIGGVPIPPNPITPAPPSLVPPVFPTPSPPSILPPLTPQPPPSSLIPPVLPLPLLNPPPPPPPPPSLLPPVPFLPPLIPGVPPASASRSGRPVSTP from the exons ATGGTGGTCACTGCTCGAATGCACGCTTGGCAGCTGCTACTCGTGGCGGTGGTCATCTCTTGCTTCCACTGCCATCTCGCCGCTCACCATGGCGGGAAGAATGTCCGGCAACCACCGtcatccgtcgtcgtcgtcgtcggctccgTCCACTCCGGCTCAGACGCCACCAAGGCCGCGGTATCAG GTGCCCCGGTCGCCGTCCGGTGCCACGACGGCAACGGTCGGGATGTCTTCCGGCAGCAGGCCCTCACCGACCGTCGCGGCGAGTTCCGCGTCCACCTGCCGCCGGAGGCCAAGAGCCGGCTGGCCTCCGTGACGTCGTGCTCGGTGAAGCTGCTCGCCAGCAATGCGGCGCGCCCatgcgacgacgccgccgccacgtccgcCGCTACAGCCAGAGGcttccgcctcgccgccacgaagcacaacggcggcgacggcgcccgaGTCTTCAACGCCGGAGCGTTCGCCGTCCACCCGGAGCTCTGCGACGACAAAGGGATTTTCTtcccgccgctccctctcgtGCCGGAGCCGCCGAACATCGGCGGCGTGCCAATTCCGCCGAATCCAatcacgccggcgccgccgtctctcGTCCCGCCGGTGTTCCCCACCCCATCTCCACCATCAATCCTGCCGCCGCTCACCCCACAACCGCCTCCATCGTCGTTAATACCGCcggtgctgccgctgccgttgctcaacccaccaccgcctccaccgcccccGCCATCTCTTCTACCGCCAGtgcccttcctcccgccgttgATCCCCGGCGTGCCACCGGCTTCGGCTTCCAGGAGTGGCCGGCCAGTGAGTACGCCCTGA